A section of the Alkalihalobacillus sp. LMS39 genome encodes:
- a CDS encoding GTP-binding protein gives MSIIPVTVLSGYLGSGKTTVLNHLLKNRDGVRVAVIVNDMSEINIDADLIEQGGDFSRTDEKLVEMSNGCICCTLREDLLIEVEKLAKAGNIDYIVIESTGISEPVPVAQTFSYIDEELNIDLTKFCRLDTMVTVVDANRFWHDFQSGESLLDRKEALGDEDTREIADLLIDQIEFCDVIVINKCDLVTEEEITKLEHVLRKLQPTAKFIRTSHGKVEPKEILNTRLFNFHEASQSAGWLRELEEGGHKEHTPETEEYGISSFVYSRREPFHSVRFQRWIQSMPKNIVRAKGIVWCATRNNLALLLSQAGPSVSLEPISYWVASLPEKEKQQILKQNPYIKQQWDPQYGDRHTKLVFIGTELEKEKIMKELDECLLTDSEIIEDWISFEDPFTWDVQRQQA, from the coding sequence ATGAGCATCATTCCAGTTACAGTATTAAGCGGGTATTTAGGATCTGGAAAAACGACTGTACTTAATCATTTGTTAAAAAATCGTGACGGGGTTAGGGTAGCAGTCATCGTCAATGATATGAGTGAAATTAATATTGACGCGGATTTAATTGAACAAGGCGGAGATTTTTCAAGAACGGATGAAAAATTAGTGGAAATGTCAAATGGATGTATTTGCTGCACGCTAAGAGAGGACTTGCTAATCGAAGTGGAAAAATTAGCGAAAGCAGGAAATATTGATTATATCGTGATCGAATCAACCGGGATAAGTGAACCTGTTCCTGTTGCTCAAACGTTTTCTTACATAGATGAAGAACTCAACATTGATTTAACAAAATTCTGTCGTTTAGATACGATGGTTACGGTTGTTGATGCGAATCGGTTTTGGCATGATTTTCAATCGGGAGAATCATTACTTGACAGAAAAGAAGCGCTTGGAGATGAAGACACAAGGGAAATTGCTGATTTATTGATTGACCAAATTGAATTTTGTGATGTGATCGTCATTAATAAATGTGATTTAGTCACTGAAGAAGAAATCACAAAATTAGAACACGTTCTACGAAAGCTACAGCCGACTGCGAAATTTATACGTACTTCACACGGAAAGGTTGAACCGAAAGAAATATTAAATACCCGTTTATTTAATTTTCATGAGGCAAGTCAATCTGCCGGCTGGCTGCGAGAATTAGAAGAGGGCGGTCATAAAGAACATACGCCTGAAACAGAAGAATACGGAATTTCCTCTTTTGTTTATAGTCGAAGAGAGCCGTTTCATTCTGTCAGATTTCAACGGTGGATTCAGTCGATGCCAAAAAACATCGTACGAGCGAAAGGCATTGTTTGGTGTGCAACTCGAAACAATCTTGCTTTACTCTTATCACAAGCGGGGCCATCTGTTTCCCTTGAGCCGATTTCGTATTGGGTAGCTAGTTTACCGGAAAAAGAAAAACAACAAATTTTAAAGCAAAACCCATATATTAAACAACAATGGGATCCACAATACGGTGACCGTCATACAAAGCTAGTTTTTATTGGAACCGAACTCGAAAAAGAAAAAATCATGAAAGAGTTGGATGAGTGTCTACTGACAGATTCAGAAATAATTGAGGATTGGATTTCGTTTGAAGACCCGTTTACATGGGATGTTCAAAGACAACAAGCATAA
- the sufU gene encoding Fe-S cluster assembly sulfur transfer protein SufU — MLDNLYHSVVLDHAKSKRNHRKINGNNTLVKHYKNPTCGDVMTLYVNVSEENTIRDISFVGEGCSISMASCSMMTTRLKGVTLEEAFQLREAMETMIRKGIEPESIDLGDAIALKGVHQLKARHNCALMPWQAFERILQ; from the coding sequence ATGCTCGACAATCTTTATCACAGTGTTGTGTTGGATCATGCAAAATCAAAACGAAACCATCGAAAAATAAATGGAAACAATACACTCGTCAAACATTATAAAAACCCAACATGTGGTGATGTCATGACACTATATGTAAATGTAAGTGAGGAAAATACGATCCGTGATATTTCATTTGTTGGCGAGGGTTGCAGTATTAGTATGGCTTCATGTTCGATGATGACCACTCGACTTAAAGGCGTTACTTTAGAGGAAGCTTTTCAGTTACGTGAAGCAATGGAAACGATGATTCGGAAGGGAATTGAGCCAGAATCGATAGATCTTGGAGATGCGATTGCTTTAAAAGGTGTTCATCAACTAAAAGCTCGTCATAATTGTGCATTAATGCCGTGGCAAGCCTTTGAGCGTATTCTACAATAG
- a CDS encoding TetR/AcrR family transcriptional regulator, with translation MPRGFDEMEQKQIIEKIKKVARELFSQAGVKKTSIKELTERVGIAQGSFYKFFESKELLYFVLLEEDELEIKQEVMSQFSNLEEMGPSQFANVIVYAVKHIQSYPLLYRLYSTDEYEYVVRKLPKEVLDTHGQEDTISLTPLLQHLQQAGKVQMSINFDVVSGALRALFLLPLHKKEIGEAVYMDTLLFMAEAIAYNIFKEASDD, from the coding sequence ATGCCACGAGGTTTTGATGAAATGGAACAAAAGCAAATAATTGAAAAAATAAAAAAAGTTGCGAGAGAACTGTTTTCACAAGCAGGAGTTAAAAAAACAAGCATAAAAGAGCTAACAGAAAGGGTTGGAATTGCACAAGGGTCTTTTTACAAGTTTTTCGAATCAAAGGAGCTCTTATATTTTGTTTTATTAGAAGAAGATGAACTTGAAATAAAGCAAGAGGTTATGTCCCAGTTTTCCAATCTTGAAGAAATGGGACCATCCCAATTTGCTAATGTCATCGTATATGCGGTAAAACACATTCAATCATACCCATTGCTATACCGGTTATATTCAACGGATGAATATGAATATGTCGTTCGCAAGCTACCTAAAGAAGTTCTTGACACTCATGGCCAAGAAGATACGATTAGTCTCACACCATTGTTACAACATTTACAACAAGCTGGTAAAGTACAAATGTCTATTAATTTTGATGTTGTTTCTGGTGCATTACGTGCCTTATTCTTGTTACCTTTACACAAAAAAGAAATTGGAGAAGCAGTATATATGGACACACTTTTGTTTATGGCTGAAGCAATTGCATATAACATCTTTAAGGAGGCAAGTGATGATTGA
- a CDS encoding ABC transporter ATP-binding protein gives MIDVRHLNFTYPNQKKPTLKDVNLTVTKGEIFGFLGPSGAGKSTLQKILIGVLKDYEGDVQVLNQAVKQADSAFYQRLGVAFEMPNFYQKFTAVENLKFFQSFYKNNENKIYSLLDKLDLQPFADTRVSAFSKGMKIRLNVCRAFLHQPDIVFLDEPTSGLDPANINKVKQLIVEQKETGKTIIITTHNMAVADSLCDRVAFVVDGEIKVIASPAALKQQYPATHVTVTHSEHNKIVEEDFELQLLGENERFIQLLNQNQILAIHSEEKTLEDIFLELTGRTLS, from the coding sequence ATGATTGATGTTCGGCATTTGAATTTCACCTACCCTAACCAGAAAAAACCGACATTAAAAGATGTAAACTTAACCGTTACAAAAGGGGAGATATTTGGCTTCCTTGGACCGTCTGGTGCTGGGAAAAGCACACTTCAAAAAATTTTAATCGGTGTTTTAAAGGACTATGAAGGAGATGTTCAAGTGCTGAATCAAGCTGTAAAACAAGCTGATTCAGCGTTTTATCAACGACTTGGCGTCGCATTTGAAATGCCAAATTTTTATCAAAAATTTACAGCAGTTGAAAATTTGAAATTTTTTCAATCATTTTATAAGAACAATGAAAACAAAATTTATAGCTTACTTGATAAACTTGACCTTCAACCATTTGCCGATACACGTGTTTCAGCCTTTTCTAAAGGGATGAAAATAAGATTAAATGTGTGTCGTGCATTTTTACATCAACCTGACATCGTTTTTTTAGATGAACCAACGTCGGGATTAGATCCGGCTAATATTAATAAAGTGAAACAATTAATCGTCGAGCAAAAAGAAACAGGGAAGACGATTATCATAACGACTCATAATATGGCTGTAGCAGATAGTCTTTGTGACCGTGTGGCATTTGTAGTCGATGGAGAAATTAAAGTCATTGCTTCCCCAGCAGCATTAAAACAACAATATCCAGCTACACATGTAACAGTGACACATTCGGAACATAATAAAATTGTAGAAGAAGATTTCGAATTACAACTTCTTGGTGAAAACGAGAGATTTATCCAGCTACTCAATCAAAATCAAATCTTAGCGATCCATTCGGAAGAAAAAACATTAGAAGATATCTTTCTTGAATTAACGGGGAGGACATTGAGTTGA
- a CDS encoding ABC transporter permease, with translation MKLSHHKQPYNVKIFLLGDIKNVFRDPFMMIVLTSPLYMFFLVHYGIPFIDSQLEKITHFSLTDHLSFIMIMCIAMAPMMVGMLTGFLLLDEKDDGIFQYIEITPLKKIGYIVYRIFFPLFLSSIITVILSFLLVNGLELHVGIYLLALFSFSCYGPLLTMFLATFCQNKVEGIAYAKLINILLGAPVINYMFDGPWTVITYLVPFTWGAELMFASITSSYYGFVSHWFFLFVGGLLSTGVWLLFFFRKIQKNI, from the coding sequence ATGAAGTTATCTCATCATAAGCAACCGTATAACGTGAAAATATTTTTGTTAGGTGATATCAAAAATGTTTTTCGCGACCCTTTTATGATGATCGTTTTAACCAGTCCTCTTTATATGTTTTTCCTTGTTCATTATGGAATTCCTTTTATTGATAGTCAGCTAGAAAAGATCACTCATTTTTCACTAACTGACCATTTATCTTTTATTATGATTATGTGTATCGCCATGGCACCGATGATGGTTGGGATGCTTACAGGTTTTTTATTATTAGATGAAAAAGATGATGGAATTTTTCAATATATCGAAATTACCCCTTTGAAAAAAATCGGTTATATCGTATATCGAATTTTTTTTCCGCTTTTCCTTTCAAGTATCATAACGGTCATACTATCGTTTTTACTTGTAAATGGGCTGGAACTCCATGTTGGAATCTATCTACTAGCATTATTCTCATTTTCTTGTTATGGGCCGTTACTTACGATGTTCTTAGCGACATTCTGTCAAAATAAAGTGGAGGGGATTGCGTATGCAAAACTAATTAATATTTTATTAGGGGCACCTGTTATCAATTATATGTTTGATGGACCTTGGACCGTTATTACTTATCTTGTTCCTTTTACATGGGGTGCAGAACTAATGTTTGCTTCTATTACTAGTTCTTATTATGGCTTCGTTTCACATTGGTTTTTCTTATTTGTTGGCGGTTTGCTTTCAACCGGAGTATGGTTGTTGTTTTTCTTCCGTAAAATACAAAAGAACATTTGA
- a CDS encoding GTP-binding protein, translating into MTRKQTAIIILNGFLGSGKTTLLQSLIEKEHALGHKVGVIMNELGETSIDSFAIPEGTPMKEMANGCVCCTLQGELSKQLVTLAEEYPLDVIFIETTGAAHPVDVMDACTHPLLTSNLWIKAVITVVNAIQWLEQKMSIKLKKLLKAQVQYADVILINKTDLVHEEQHHSVFESLKATNPNAVLLSRSEQELSTLETLLSRTRRLNKPLEKAHVHDQLHIHTFTVKLPYPLEKQSFLDFIQSLGPKIFRVKGFVQLEGQHDVFLFNYSYQSALFEKWPSYCDPVLVFIGENMDKDDILSSLEKLKVERKKLQ; encoded by the coding sequence ATGACGAGGAAACAAACGGCTATTATTATACTAAACGGGTTTTTAGGAAGTGGAAAAACGACACTTCTACAATCTCTTATCGAAAAAGAACATGCACTTGGACATAAAGTTGGAGTCATTATGAATGAATTAGGAGAGACGAGTATTGATTCTTTTGCCATTCCAGAAGGGACTCCTATGAAAGAAATGGCCAATGGCTGTGTTTGCTGTACGCTACAAGGTGAATTGAGCAAGCAGTTAGTAACACTAGCAGAAGAATATCCATTAGACGTTATTTTCATCGAAACAACAGGGGCAGCGCATCCAGTAGACGTAATGGACGCTTGTACACATCCGCTATTAACCTCCAATTTGTGGATTAAAGCTGTCATCACAGTTGTTAATGCAATTCAGTGGCTTGAACAAAAGATGAGTATTAAACTGAAAAAACTGTTAAAAGCTCAAGTTCAATATGCTGATGTTATACTCATCAACAAAACAGACTTAGTTCATGAAGAGCAACACCATAGTGTCTTCGAAAGCTTAAAAGCAACGAATCCAAACGCTGTATTGCTTTCTCGCTCAGAACAAGAGTTATCCACATTAGAAACCCTTCTTTCAAGAACAAGAAGATTGAATAAACCATTGGAAAAAGCTCATGTTCATGACCAGTTGCATATACATACTTTTACGGTTAAGCTTCCTTATCCACTTGAAAAACAATCATTTTTAGATTTTATCCAATCGCTCGGGCCGAAAATATTTAGAGTGAAGGGGTTTGTGCAGCTTGAAGGTCAACATGATGTTTTTTTATTTAACTATTCGTATCAGAGTGCATTGTTTGAAAAATGGCCAAGTTATTGTGACCCCGTACTCGTCTTTATTGGCGAAAACATGGACAAAGACGACATTCTATCATCACTTGAAAAACTGAAGGTGGAAAGGAAGAAGCTTCAATGA
- a CDS encoding cytidine/deoxycytidylate deaminase family protein: MRPSWDETFLEVATVLSERSTCCRAQVGCVLTKDNRIVATGYNGSIHGHEHCTNDEQCLNEQGRCIRTIHAEQNALLHAREDVIGGTAYVTHEPCETCTKLLAQAGIKRVVFSKAYPNPYNHRFIQDLEWVHFSHVKKLGEQGRNHDYHKN; encoded by the coding sequence ATGAGACCGAGTTGGGATGAAACATTTTTAGAAGTAGCAACTGTACTATCCGAAAGATCTACTTGCTGTCGAGCCCAAGTCGGATGTGTGTTAACGAAAGATAATCGAATCGTTGCAACAGGGTATAACGGGTCGATTCATGGTCATGAACATTGTACAAATGACGAGCAATGCTTAAATGAACAAGGCCGGTGCATCCGAACGATTCATGCTGAACAAAATGCGTTGTTACATGCAAGAGAAGATGTGATCGGGGGAACAGCTTATGTTACCCATGAACCTTGTGAAACGTGTACGAAATTACTAGCGCAGGCAGGAATAAAGCGCGTCGTCTTTTCGAAAGCTTATCCTAACCCTTATAATCACCGTTTTATCCAAGATTTAGAGTGGGTTCATTTTAGCCATGTTAAAAAATTAGGAGAGCAGGGACGGAATCATGATTACCATAAGAACTAA
- the folE2 gene encoding GTP cyclohydrolase FolE2: protein MEQLPSKVERHKRFGSVSPTRGEKPIIKEDMVDLQNIPNDFLFALDRVGVSKIKHPIIVCSDYSPMEQTSIGSFSLTTNLPKMSKGINMSRLPELLHHYYEKGLKMDFDTLYSFCHEMTLKMEQQQAHISVEFPWFYERKSPALHKVGLSYAQIGLSIQYEEGKGFSHEVELLVAITTLCPCSKEISEYSAHNQRGFVKMKAKFFEPTELKQDWKVILLEAAESNASSILFPVLKRPDEKAVTEKAYENPRFVEDIVRLVAADLYENETIQAFTVECRNEESIHMHDAIASFSYDKNS from the coding sequence ATGGAACAATTACCATCAAAAGTGGAACGACATAAGAGGTTCGGTTCTGTCTCCCCTACCAGAGGAGAAAAACCAATAATTAAAGAAGACATGGTTGACCTTCAAAATATACCAAACGATTTTCTTTTCGCACTTGACCGAGTAGGTGTCAGCAAAATTAAACACCCTATTATCGTTTGTTCGGACTATTCCCCTATGGAACAAACATCGATTGGCTCCTTTTCCCTCACAACAAACTTACCTAAGATGAGCAAAGGAATTAATATGAGTCGATTACCTGAATTGCTGCATCATTATTATGAAAAAGGGCTTAAGATGGACTTTGACACACTCTACTCGTTTTGTCATGAGATGACACTGAAAATGGAACAACAGCAAGCTCATATTTCTGTCGAATTTCCATGGTTTTATGAACGTAAAAGCCCAGCATTACATAAAGTAGGTTTGTCTTATGCTCAAATTGGATTGAGTATTCAATATGAGGAAGGAAAAGGTTTTTCTCATGAGGTAGAATTGCTTGTGGCGATAACAACCCTATGTCCATGTTCAAAAGAAATCAGTGAGTATAGTGCACACAACCAGCGGGGCTTTGTCAAAATGAAGGCGAAGTTTTTTGAACCAACTGAACTTAAACAAGATTGGAAAGTCATCTTGCTTGAAGCGGCGGAATCCAATGCGAGCTCCATTTTATTTCCAGTGTTAAAAAGACCGGATGAAAAAGCTGTAACGGAAAAAGCTTATGAAAACCCGCGTTTTGTTGAAGATATTGTTCGCTTAGTTGCAGCTGATTTATATGAGAACGAAACAATCCAAGCCTTTACAGTCGAATGTCGAAATGAAGAATCCATTCATATGCATGATGCGATAGCTTCATTTTCCTATGATAAAAACAGCTGA
- a CDS encoding GTP-binding protein, with translation MSENKRVPVTVLTGFLGAGKTTLLNYILRENHGHKIAVIVNEFGEVGIDNQLVVGAEEEIFEMNNGCICCNVRGDLIRILYELLEKQFDFERVIIETTGLADPGPVAQTFFVDPDLSETYELDSILTVVDSYHAQKQLDHSHEAQEQVAFADILLLNKADLVAEKELRELSTRLKRMNPTAKVVTTNYGEINLDDILNLYSFDLHTKLEIAPNFLDDHHHHHDDHVKSFVLRTDKPLNLEKVERWMESILKDFGPNMYRYKGILQIENVNNRVVFQGVHMLFAGTLDREWNYDEKRQSEMVIIGKELDQRWFEHQFEQLIAQ, from the coding sequence ATGTCAGAAAATAAAAGAGTCCCTGTTACTGTTCTAACTGGTTTTCTAGGTGCTGGAAAAACCACTTTGTTGAATTATATTTTACGAGAAAACCATGGTCATAAAATTGCGGTAATCGTAAATGAATTTGGAGAAGTGGGGATTGATAATCAACTCGTCGTTGGTGCTGAAGAAGAAATTTTTGAAATGAACAATGGATGTATTTGTTGTAACGTCAGAGGCGACTTAATTCGTATCCTTTATGAATTACTTGAAAAACAATTTGATTTTGAGCGAGTCATCATCGAAACAACAGGACTTGCTGATCCCGGTCCAGTCGCACAAACCTTTTTTGTTGACCCCGATTTGTCCGAAACATATGAATTAGATTCCATTCTAACTGTTGTTGATTCTTACCATGCCCAAAAGCAATTGGATCACTCACATGAAGCTCAAGAACAAGTTGCCTTCGCTGATATCTTATTATTAAATAAAGCCGATTTAGTGGCAGAAAAAGAGTTAAGAGAATTAAGTACTCGTTTAAAAAGAATGAACCCTACTGCCAAAGTCGTAACGACAAATTATGGTGAAATTAACTTAGATGACATATTAAACTTATACTCCTTTGATTTACATACAAAACTTGAAATTGCACCAAACTTTCTTGACGATCACCATCATCACCATGATGACCACGTGAAATCCTTTGTTTTGCGTACGGACAAGCCGTTAAATCTAGAAAAAGTAGAAAGGTGGATGGAGTCAATTTTAAAAGACTTCGGTCCTAATATGTATCGTTATAAAGGGATTCTTCAAATTGAAAATGTAAACAATAGAGTTGTGTTTCAAGGTGTACATATGTTGTTTGCAGGTACACTCGATCGAGAATGGAATTATGATGAGAAACGTCAAAGTGAGATGGTTATTATCGGGAAAGAGTTAGACCAACGTTGGTTTGAACACCAGTTTGAACAATTAATTGCACAATAA
- a CDS encoding class I SAM-dependent methyltransferase, protein MSVWYEEHFQTDYLMIYKHRHENASSELEKLLPFISINENMTVLDLCCGYGRHSRYLAQRGWRVTGVDLSTPLLQEAITLSLNEPIQYMRCDMRNLPFHTEMDLVVNMFTSFGYFKTDEDNEKVIQGVNRALVPGGYFIFDYLNSAYIQSNLNPFSKESIGKTEIIQHRKIINGFVHKSILISDENEKRRYEEMIKLYDVHELMKMLQQNGFAIEATFGNYDAKPFDIQSSPRLIFICKKETSR, encoded by the coding sequence ATGAGTGTTTGGTATGAAGAACATTTTCAAACAGATTATTTAATGATATATAAACATCGACATGAAAATGCGAGTAGTGAGTTGGAAAAGCTTCTCCCTTTCATTTCTATAAATGAAAATATGACTGTCCTTGATTTATGTTGTGGTTACGGTCGCCATTCTCGATATTTAGCCCAAAGAGGGTGGCGAGTGACAGGAGTTGATTTATCAACTCCTCTTCTTCAAGAAGCTATTACTCTATCATTAAATGAACCTATCCAATATATGAGATGTGACATGCGAAATTTACCCTTTCATACAGAAATGGATTTAGTCGTGAATATGTTTACTAGTTTCGGTTACTTTAAAACGGATGAAGATAACGAAAAGGTCATTCAAGGTGTAAATCGCGCATTAGTCCCAGGAGGATATTTTATATTCGATTATTTAAATTCTGCCTATATACAATCCAATCTTAACCCGTTTTCAAAAGAATCCATTGGAAAAACTGAAATCATCCAACATCGAAAAATCATAAATGGGTTTGTACATAAATCAATTTTGATTTCAGATGAAAACGAAAAAAGAAGATATGAAGAAATGATAAAGCTTTACGATGTTCATGAATTGATGAAGATGTTACAACAAAATGGGTTTGCCATTGAAGCTACCTTTGGAAACTATGATGCAAAACCCTTTGATATACAATCATCTCCTAGATTAATTTTTATTTGTAAAAAAGAAACATCACGATAG
- a CDS encoding SAP domain-containing protein — protein sequence MILERPEFSRKMSVEQFTQYYWYKEELKAICKHHELSTQGTKAELESRIIDFLNGKKPTNMRNKNMKVRKNQNSSTITLQTKLIPDGFKFNKQARDFFKDYYQVSKFSFTKDMAAALREAERTGDYNMTVADLLKVYEAGSNVANKKQTAEDKTYEWNQFVTDFNKDSRTKVYKNKMKVAALLWNKVKHQAGPRTYRSELLEKFKDDILPHFYSKKGGLNDDDVSMNRMNR from the coding sequence ATGATTTTGGAGAGACCAGAGTTTTCAAGAAAAATGTCAGTCGAGCAATTCACTCAATATTACTGGTATAAAGAGGAATTGAAAGCAATTTGCAAACATCACGAACTTTCCACCCAAGGAACAAAAGCAGAACTGGAAAGTAGAATTATTGATTTTCTTAACGGAAAGAAACCTACTAATATGAGGAATAAAAATATGAAAGTCCGCAAAAATCAAAACTCATCGACCATTACATTACAGACAAAACTAATTCCAGATGGGTTTAAATTTAACAAGCAAGCACGTGACTTTTTTAAAGATTATTACCAAGTCTCTAAATTCTCCTTTACAAAAGATATGGCCGCCGCCTTAAGAGAAGCAGAAAGAACGGGAGATTACAATATGACTGTTGCCGATTTACTGAAAGTATATGAAGCTGGTTCAAATGTCGCAAACAAAAAACAAACTGCTGAAGACAAAACGTACGAGTGGAACCAGTTTGTGACAGACTTTAACAAAGACAGTCGTACAAAGGTTTATAAAAATAAAATGAAAGTAGCCGCTTTACTATGGAATAAAGTGAAACATCAAGCTGGACCTAGGACATATCGCTCAGAGCTGCTTGAGAAATTTAAAGATGATATTCTACCACACTTTTATTCTAAAAAGGGAGGGTTGAACGATGATGATGTTAGTATGAATCGTATGAACAGGTGA
- a CDS encoding CD3324 family protein encodes MMSYLNAEDVLPEEVIQLIQQYVDGKPLYIPRKETNKKAWGEKNGTKSQLQNRNKAIFQEYSNGLSVSDLAKRYFLSEKSIQRIIRLGKK; translated from the coding sequence ATGATGAGTTATTTGAATGCTGAAGATGTTTTGCCAGAAGAAGTGATTCAACTGATTCAGCAATACGTTGACGGGAAACCACTTTATATACCAAGAAAAGAAACAAACAAAAAAGCGTGGGGAGAAAAAAACGGAACAAAAAGCCAATTACAGAACAGAAATAAAGCCATTTTTCAAGAGTACTCTAATGGACTTTCTGTTTCTGACTTAGCCAAACGTTATTTTCTTTCTGAAAAAAGTATTCAACGAATTATTCGGTTAGGAAAAAAGTAA
- a CDS encoding phosphotransferase, whose translation MTKKLQQIQHMINEKYSVHIEKIEQVTNEMYKCTGGKHVYFARVTNYRTLEEQEEELQWTQYLLKEGVGVARVVLSNDYHQIEQGWIDKEVGIVLFQAAPGIHLPKSKWNAEVFKKVGKEIGKLHRVTLNYEQQNPVTHLKDWFEHEEYQFSKYIPKEETTIHKICADVVQEIQNISRNQDNYGLIHGDIWLENTLVKRELGVSFIDFQDCEKHFYIYDLVVPIYSALEFSFSGNQNMKDYAKSIWEALLEGYTQEHDIPSDMFCYFPLFFKLKEVFEYNLMHMYWDKTAMTEEQYRILNLYRLRLENEESNNPFDFMPR comes from the coding sequence ATGACGAAGAAGCTACAACAAATCCAACATATGATAAATGAAAAATATTCTGTTCATATCGAAAAAATCGAACAAGTAACAAATGAGATGTACAAGTGTACAGGAGGAAAGCACGTTTATTTTGCCCGTGTCACGAATTATCGAACATTAGAAGAACAAGAGGAAGAATTACAGTGGACTCAGTATTTGTTAAAAGAAGGGGTAGGTGTTGCTCGTGTAGTCTTATCGAACGACTATCACCAAATTGAACAAGGTTGGATCGATAAAGAAGTAGGTATCGTTTTATTTCAAGCAGCCCCTGGTATTCATCTCCCAAAGTCAAAATGGAATGCCGAAGTTTTTAAAAAAGTAGGAAAAGAAATCGGAAAACTGCACCGAGTCACTTTGAATTACGAGCAACAAAATCCTGTAACACACCTTAAAGACTGGTTTGAACATGAGGAATATCAGTTTTCAAAGTATATACCAAAGGAAGAAACAACTATCCATAAAATCTGTGCCGATGTCGTTCAAGAAATCCAAAACATTTCAAGAAATCAGGATAATTACGGTTTAATCCATGGGGACATTTGGTTGGAAAACACACTTGTTAAACGAGAACTCGGTGTATCATTTATTGATTTTCAAGATTGCGAAAAACACTTTTATATATATGACTTAGTCGTTCCAATATATTCAGCTCTTGAATTCTCATTTTCCGGCAATCAAAATATGAAAGACTATGCCAAGTCTATATGGGAAGCCTTGCTTGAAGGCTATACTCAGGAACATGACATTCCTTCAGATATGTTCTGTTATTTTCCACTGTTTTTTAAATTAAAGGAAGTGTTTGAATATAATCTAATGCATATGTATTGGGACAAAACAGCTATGACAGAAGAACAATACCGGATATTAAATTTGTATCGATTACGATTAGAAAATGAAGAATCAAATAATCCATTTGACTTTATGCCGAGGTGA